In the Dietzia lutea genome, CACTTCGGCGACGGGCCATCGTCTACCGATTTGCACACGCATCCGTCGTCTACCTGATTGAGAGTGAGGTATCTGCGGTGCGGTCTTTGGATCAGTCCTCGGTCGCCACGGCCATAGCACGGAGGGTGTGAGTACGATGAAGCATCAGTCGCTTAACGTCGCCCGTCACCCGGGCGCGGATGCGCACTCGTTCAGTGCGCGCAAGTTCACTGGGAGTCAGAGTCTCTGGCTGGATGAGATATACGGAAACGGAACGCCTGCCCGGCATCCCTTGTTCGGCGCTGACAAGGCGGATGTCTGCGTCGTCGGAGCCGGATTCACGGGTCTGTGGACCGCGATCGATCTGAAGCGGCGCGACCCTGCGGTCGAGGTCGTTGTGCTCGAGGCGGACCGTTGTGGCAGCGGTCCGTCGGGGCAGTCCGCCGGAGTCGTGGGAACCTACATGCCCAAGCTGAGCACCTTGGTGCAGCGTTTGGGCACGGAACGCGCCCTATGGCTCGCTCGTGAGTCGGCGGCTGTGCGTGGGTGGCTCGGCACCTTTTGCGCCGAGCACGGCATCGACGCCGACTTCACCCAGCACGGGTGGCTCTGGACAGCCAGTTCCAAGGCTCAACTGAGGGCATGGGACGAGACCGTGAAGTACGCGGCCTCCTTGGGAGAAGAGCCGTTCCTGGAGCTTGATACAGAGGAGATCCAGGCGCGTACCGGGTCCCCCATCCATCTGGCGGGCATCATCGACCCCCAGGGTGCGCGAGTCCAGCCCGCCGCGCTAGTTGATGGAATGGCCCGCGTTGCGGAGGGGCTCGGAGTTCGGATCTACGAGCACTCGGAAGTGCGTGGCATCGACACTGACCGGGGTCGTGTGACCACGGCGCAAGGCGCGGTCGATGCCGACACGGTCGTCCTTGCCACCGGAGCCTTCAGCCGTGTCCCGGCGCTCCGCCGCGGCTTCGTCACCACCACAAGCGATCTGGTCGCGACCGCTCCGATCCCAGAGGAACTCGATGCCTCTGGCTATAGGGAGTGTATTGCGATCGACAACTCCCGGCTCAGCATGACCGGAATCGTCCGCACCACTGGAGGTCGTGTGGTCTTCGGATCCGCAGGTGCCGCACTGGGATACCAGTCCCGGCCGACGGCGCCGTTCAATCGAGCAGAATTCGATCGGATGATGAAGGCCCTCCCGGCGTTCGTTCCCGGAGCGGCCGGTGCCCCAATCACCCATGCGTGGTCCGGGATGATCGACAAGTCCGTAGACGGTCTACCGTCGTTCGGGCAATTGCCTGGCAGGACGAAGGTGTTGTACGCCGTTGGATTCTCTGGGAATGGTGTCGGACCATGTGTGCTTGCCGGTCGAATGCTCGGTGCGATGGCGCTAGGCGTCGATGACGAGTGGGCCGAGTGCGGCCGCCTCATGAAGGGCACCAGCGTCTACCCACCTGAGCCATTCCGATCCATTGGCGGATCGGTCGTCCGCGCGGCCGTTATTCGTTCAGAGAATCGCAAAGACCTCGGACTGAAGGTCGGCACACCGACTCGAATTGCCGCGAGCCTTGCGGCGACCAGTTCGTGGTTGCCGGCGGGCGAGTAGTGAGAAGCACGATTGTCCCGATGTTCCGAGTCATAGCGAACCAAGGAGAAAAATGCACTTGAGCCAGCACAAGGGAGACTTTGAGCTTCTTCATTTCCCTGCCGACCGGGAGGCGGAGCGATGAACGCTTCGGTCTTCGACGGCGACACTCTAGACGTCGCCAATTGGGAGCCGCTCGTTCACACGCCCGAGCAGATCATTGCCGGCGACCCGGGCTCGTTGATGCTGCGCGTGCTTGACCGGAGCACTGAAGAGGGCGTCGTGATTGGCTACGTGCACTACCAGCCGTGCGAGATCTGCGTCGCTCCCAGGCAGGAGGAGATGGTGATCGTGGTGAAGGGACGTGCGACCTTGGAGACTGCGGGCGCCGACGGGCGGCGCGAGCGTCGTGTGCTAGGTCCCGGATCGATCGCGCACTTCCCGCCCCAAGTCGAGCAGCGCTGGACCTTTCACGAGCCGACCCGCCTTGCGTTTCACGCGCTGACCGGCGGCCGCATGACCGACGTGGTCGCACGTTCCATCGGCGAGTCCAACCCGGCCGCCACTACCAACCGGAGGGAGTTGTGACTAAAACTGCGGTTAGCCTGCTTGGTGCGGGCCAGATGGGTAGCGTGCTCGGCCGCGAGTTGTTGGCGAGCGGTCACCCGATCACAGTATGGAGCCGAAACCCGGAGAGGTGCGAGCCCCTGCGCCAGGCTGGCGCACGGGTGGCGGAATCGCCGCTTGACGCGGTCGAGGGCGCCGACGTCGTCTTCGTCAGCGTGATCGACACCAGCGTCACCGCCTCGTTGTTGACCGCACCAGACGTTGCCGCGGTGCTGTCGGGTAAGGACATCGTCGAGTTTTCTACGGGGTTTCCGACTGCTGCCAACGAGCTGGGAGAACGGATCGAAAAGGCGGGCGCGCGATTCCTCGTGGGGGCGATCATGGATTTCCCGAGCGTCGTCGGATCACCGGACTGCCTCACGATGTATTCAGGGAACCAAGCTGTCTTCGACGACCTTCGTAGCACCCTGGACGTGTTCGGAACGGCGAAGTACGTCGGTGCGTCGCCGGGAATCGCGAACGTACTCGACAACGGAGTGCTCATCGAGGTGGGCGGCGTCGCGTTCCTCGAGGGCCTCGCCGGTGTTGTGGGGGAGGGCGGCACCGTGGAAGCGCTCAAGTCCGCGGTTCCGGCCATGATGCGAACGCTGAGCACAGTGATCGAAAGCGTCCTCGAGCAGGTCACGACCGAGAACTACGACGGCGAGGATGCCTCCATCGATACCCATGCCGAGCTCATGACACTGAACCGGGATCGTTTGGCGGCCGCCGGCGTCCGGACGGATATCACTGACGCCATGCTCGGATACCTCCAGGAAGCCCAGCGGCGCGGTTTGGGAAACGCGGAGCTCGGCGCGGTTTATCAAGTGATGCGTCGATCCCCTTCGTCGGTTACTTAATTTCATTCGGACGTTCGCGCAACAATAATTCGCCTGAGGAGAGGTAGCTGTGACTGGCACCACACCACGTATCCAGAAAGTATCCGCCGCAGCATTGGACGAGCGCGGCCAGTCGGTGACGTACCCCGACGCCCGGATCATCAGCGGCGACCCAGCGGCCGTCGGGCTGCGGTTGTTCCAGTCCGACGACGGGCGCGTGGCGAGCGGGTTCGCCCGGCACGCGCCGTCCGAGGTGTGGATTGAGCTCCCGGTCGACGAGGTGCTTCTCTGCCTCGAGGGCCACGTCACCATCACCCCCGATGAGGGCGAACCGGTCGACGTCCGGCCCGGAGAGCTGGTGTGGCTCCCGGCCGGCACGAATGCAACGTGGCGTTTCCACGAGACGACAGTGGACGTCTTCAACGTGGTTAAGAGAGCACAGGCCTGAGCGCCTGGCCTCGACTGCGTGCCTTCGCTGATCGCCGCGTCGAGCCCCTTGACACCCAACCATAACGATCAAAAGAGAGCAGACATGGATGCAGATGTAATCGTAGTGGGCGCCGGCCTGGCCGGAGTGACGGCCGCCCGCGACCTCGCTGCCCGGGGTCGAAGCGTCATCGTACTGGAGGCGCGCGACCGGCTGGGCGGCCGGACCTGGACCGACACGTTCGAGGGCAAAGAAGTCGAAAAGGGCGGCCACTGGCTCTTCTGGCATCACGCACATATTTGGAGCGAGATGAACCGATACGGCGTCTCGCTCGCCGAAGCCCTCGAAGCGGACATCTCCCTCCTGCCGACGGGGGGAAAGGTGATGAAGGCCAGCTCCGAGGAAACGGCACTCCGAATCGATCAGGCCTTCCGCAAGCTTATGGGGAACGTCTCGGACGCACTGGACCGGCCGTACGAGCCGTTCTGCAACGATAGCTGGGCCGAGATGGACAGCTGGACCATCGAGGACCGGTATGAGCAGGTCGGGATGACCAAGGATGAGCGGGACCTCCTCGCTGGGTTGCTGACCTCAAATTACGGGCCATACCTGAACAAGTCCTTTCTCTACATGTCGCGTTGGTGGCGGCTTTCCGGCAGCACCTATGAGGCCTTTCTAGAGAACGCCTGCGCCGGGTACCGGTTCGGCGAGGGTGGGACGCTTCGGCTGCTCAGCGCCATGGTCAGCGGCTCGAATCTCGACGTCCGGTTCAACTCGGTCGTCACCGAGATCGACGACGACGGGAACCGGGTGAATATCTCGACAAGGTCGGGAGACACCCTCAGCGCCTCCGCTGTGGTCGTGGCGACGCCGCCGAACCTGTGGCGGACCATCGAGTTCGCATCACCTCTGACGGAGGGCAAGCGCATCGTCTCCGAGCAGGGGCTCGCACAGGCGGAGAACTGCTACAAGGTCTGGATCGACGTCAAGAACCTGCCGAACGTCTCGGTGATGAACGTCGAAGGCCATCCGTTGCCGTACCTGTTCACCATGGATCGGTTCGAGGACGACACCTCGCGGCTCATGTGCTTCGGCGCTGCACAGGGATTCGACGCCGAGGACCCGGAGGAGCTCACGGCGCGTGTTCACGAACTCTTCCCGGACGCCGAGGTCGTCGCGGCCGGCGGCAAAAACTGGGCGAAGGACGAGTTCGCCCTCGG is a window encoding:
- a CDS encoding NAD(P)/FAD-dependent oxidoreductase gives rise to the protein MKHQSLNVARHPGADAHSFSARKFTGSQSLWLDEIYGNGTPARHPLFGADKADVCVVGAGFTGLWTAIDLKRRDPAVEVVVLEADRCGSGPSGQSAGVVGTYMPKLSTLVQRLGTERALWLARESAAVRGWLGTFCAEHGIDADFTQHGWLWTASSKAQLRAWDETVKYAASLGEEPFLELDTEEIQARTGSPIHLAGIIDPQGARVQPAALVDGMARVAEGLGVRIYEHSEVRGIDTDRGRVTTAQGAVDADTVVLATGAFSRVPALRRGFVTTTSDLVATAPIPEELDASGYRECIAIDNSRLSMTGIVRTTGGRVVFGSAGAALGYQSRPTAPFNRAEFDRMMKALPAFVPGAAGAPITHAWSGMIDKSVDGLPSFGQLPGRTKVLYAVGFSGNGVGPCVLAGRMLGAMALGVDDEWAECGRLMKGTSVYPPEPFRSIGGSVVRAAVIRSENRKDLGLKVGTPTRIAASLAATSSWLPAGE
- a CDS encoding cupin domain-containing protein — translated: MNASVFDGDTLDVANWEPLVHTPEQIIAGDPGSLMLRVLDRSTEEGVVIGYVHYQPCEICVAPRQEEMVIVVKGRATLETAGADGRRERRVLGPGSIAHFPPQVEQRWTFHEPTRLAFHALTGGRMTDVVARSIGESNPAATTNRREL
- a CDS encoding NAD(P)-dependent oxidoreductase produces the protein MTKTAVSLLGAGQMGSVLGRELLASGHPITVWSRNPERCEPLRQAGARVAESPLDAVEGADVVFVSVIDTSVTASLLTAPDVAAVLSGKDIVEFSTGFPTAANELGERIEKAGARFLVGAIMDFPSVVGSPDCLTMYSGNQAVFDDLRSTLDVFGTAKYVGASPGIANVLDNGVLIEVGGVAFLEGLAGVVGEGGTVEALKSAVPAMMRTLSTVIESVLEQVTTENYDGEDASIDTHAELMTLNRDRLAAAGVRTDITDAMLGYLQEAQRRGLGNAELGAVYQVMRRSPSSVT
- a CDS encoding cupin domain-containing protein — its product is MTGTTPRIQKVSAAALDERGQSVTYPDARIISGDPAAVGLRLFQSDDGRVASGFARHAPSEVWIELPVDEVLLCLEGHVTITPDEGEPVDVRPGELVWLPAGTNATWRFHETTVDVFNVVKRAQA
- a CDS encoding flavin monoamine oxidase family protein codes for the protein MPSLIAASSPLTPNHNDQKRADMDADVIVVGAGLAGVTAARDLAARGRSVIVLEARDRLGGRTWTDTFEGKEVEKGGHWLFWHHAHIWSEMNRYGVSLAEALEADISLLPTGGKVMKASSEETALRIDQAFRKLMGNVSDALDRPYEPFCNDSWAEMDSWTIEDRYEQVGMTKDERDLLAGLLTSNYGPYLNKSFLYMSRWWRLSGSTYEAFLENACAGYRFGEGGTLRLLSAMVSGSNLDVRFNSVVTEIDDDGNRVNISTRSGDTLSASAVVVATPPNLWRTIEFASPLTEGKRIVSEQGLAQAENCYKVWIDVKNLPNVSVMNVEGHPLPYLFTMDRFEDDTSRLMCFGAAQGFDAEDPEELTARVHELFPDAEVVAAGGKNWAKDEFALGWTGYQAGVMTRYLKELQAPQGRLAFACSEIANGAFAGLDGAVEAGVSAAREIADRIPATAWSRSR